In Ruminococcaceae bacterium R-25, one genomic interval encodes:
- a CDS encoding DNA-binding transcriptional LysR family regulator, whose translation MTLQQLMYAITTADEKSINKTAQRFYVSQPAISDAIKDLEDEIGITIFERSNRGVTTTAEGADFIVYARQVVAQYDLLKERYIDKEQKIRFGVSTQHYTFAVKSYIELISNYGTDKFDFSIYEGKTSDVINDVRTFRSEIGIIHIDEYNSNYLIKYLKANNLQYHKLFDCKVFAYLSSKHPLAKYKRVTEKDLEAYPCLTFTQGEGAPIYLSEEPVSMFAKRNIIRVNDRGTMLNLMTGVNGYTLCSGIICEELNGSRYTAIPYDSREKTSVIYITRDGSTLSELGEKYIEHLRSFAS comes from the coding sequence ATGACATTGCAGCAATTGATGTATGCGATCACTACTGCAGATGAGAAGTCGATAAATAAAACAGCACAGCGTTTCTATGTATCACAGCCGGCAATATCCGATGCTATAAAGGATCTCGAAGATGAGATAGGCATAACTATATTTGAACGTTCCAACAGAGGTGTTACCACCACTGCAGAAGGTGCTGATTTTATTGTCTATGCGAGACAGGTCGTAGCTCAATACGACCTGCTTAAAGAGCGGTATATCGATAAAGAACAGAAGATAAGATTCGGTGTTTCCACGCAGCATTATACATTTGCTGTTAAATCTTATATTGAGCTGATTTCAAATTACGGTACTGACAAGTTCGATTTCTCAATATATGAAGGAAAGACATCGGATGTCATAAACGATGTAAGAACATTCAGATCCGAGATCGGCATAATACACATTGATGAATATAACAGCAATTATCTGATCAAATATCTGAAGGCGAACAACCTTCAGTATCACAAGCTCTTTGACTGCAAGGTATTTGCTTATCTGTCATCAAAGCACCCACTTGCAAAATATAAGAGAGTGACAGAAAAAGACCTGGAGGCATATCCGTGCCTGACTTTTACACAGGGAGAAGGTGCGCCGATCTATCTGTCGGAAGAGCCGGTAAGCATGTTTGCCAAGAGAAACATAATCAGGGTCAATGACCGCGGAACTATGTTGAATCTGATGACCGGAGTTAACGGATATACGCTTTGTTCCGGCATTATCTGTGAAGAATTAAACGGCAGCAGGTATACAGCAATCCCTTATGACAGCAGGGAAAAGACCTCTGTCATCTATATTACGCGCGACGGCAGCACGTTAAGCGAACTGGGTGAGAAATATATAGAGCATTTACGCTCTTTTGCCTCATAA
- a CDS encoding nitrogenase cofactor biosynthesis protein NifB: MIRAAFATGDGVNINRHFGVADRFDIYEIDTESKKYELVDTRRIDSYGVSLQHDDSLIERLASAIDDCNIVFSAKSGLHAKQALDEKLIQSVDVEREVAYVLERVVNSRVSILAPKYKEEKRRKAYDETLRKGSFENLQKRHPCLGGHSNVTAGRVHLPVSPVCNISCKFCTRAFNKSEIKPGVSSLVLKPEEAVETVRRAKELCPALTVVGIAGPGDTLANDQALKAFRLVKEAFPELICCLSTNGFRLPDKVDEIAKIGIETLTVTVNAVDPEIEAKINNFVIDEKGQKHEGVEGAKLLIEKQLEGIRRAAELGIVVKINSVLVPGINDKHIPEVAKVTAGLGASILNIIPLIPQNEMADIPAPTCADLEEVRQEAGKYLEVFRHCQHCRADSLGIPGKGKDLHNELYKDRKERAVDTFSHG; this comes from the coding sequence ATGATCAGAGCAGCATTTGCGACAGGAGACGGCGTTAATATCAACAGACACTTCGGTGTAGCCGACAGATTCGATATCTATGAGATAGATACCGAGTCTAAGAAATATGAACTTGTTGATACGAGAAGGATCGACAGCTATGGAGTAAGCCTCCAGCATGACGATTCCCTTATCGAGCGCCTTGCAAGCGCGATAGACGACTGCAATATCGTCTTTTCGGCAAAGTCTGGCCTTCATGCAAAGCAGGCTCTTGATGAGAAGCTTATACAAAGTGTTGATGTTGAACGCGAAGTTGCTTATGTACTTGAAAGAGTCGTTAATTCCCGCGTCAGCATCCTGGCACCGAAATATAAAGAAGAAAAAAGGAGAAAGGCATACGATGAGACGCTTAGAAAAGGTTCTTTCGAGAATCTGCAGAAAAGACATCCATGCCTGGGAGGCCATTCGAATGTGACGGCCGGAAGAGTGCATCTTCCCGTAAGTCCCGTATGCAACATCAGCTGCAAGTTCTGCACAAGGGCTTTTAACAAATCAGAGATAAAGCCCGGTGTCAGTTCATTGGTGTTAAAGCCTGAAGAAGCTGTTGAAACAGTCAGAAGAGCAAAAGAATTATGTCCCGCACTTACTGTAGTGGGTATAGCCGGGCCTGGAGACACACTCGCGAACGATCAGGCGCTCAAGGCATTCCGTCTTGTTAAAGAGGCATTTCCCGAGCTTATTTGCTGTCTGTCAACAAACGGTTTCAGGCTTCCCGATAAGGTTGATGAGATCGCAAAGATAGGCATAGAGACTCTTACCGTAACTGTTAATGCGGTAGATCCTGAGATCGAAGCAAAGATCAATAACTTTGTTATCGATGAGAAGGGACAGAAACATGAAGGTGTGGAAGGTGCGAAGTTACTTATAGAGAAACAGCTTGAAGGTATCCGCCGTGCAGCTGAACTGGGAATCGTCGTTAAGATCAACAGCGTTCTTGTTCCCGGGATCAATGATAAGCACATTCCTGAAGTTGCAAAAGTAACAGCAGGACTTGGTGCTTCGATCCTTAATATCATTCCGCTGATCCCTCAGAATGAGATGGCTGATATACCTGCCCCGACCTGTGCGGATCTTGAAGAAGTCCGTCAGGAAGCAGGCAAATATCTTGAGGTTTTCCGTCACTGCCAGCACTGCAGGGCAGACAGCCTCGGCATACCGGGTAAAGGCAAGGATTTACATAACGAATTATACAAAGACAGGAAAGAAAGGGCAGTTGACACGTTCAGCCACGGGTAA
- a CDS encoding nitrogenase iron protein NifH produces MRQIAIYGKGGIGKSTTTQNLTAGLAELGKKIMVVGCDPKADSTRLLLNGLAQRTVLDTLREEGEVDDLSQIERVGFGGIRCVESGGPEPGVGCAGRGIITSIGMLEDLGAYTDDLDYVFYDVLGDVVCGGFAMPIREGKAKEIYIVASGEMMALYAANNICKGIQKYALKGGVRLGGIICNSRKVDRENELLREFAKELGSQLIYFVPRDNEVQRAEIKKKTVIDHDPNHPQAQEYRNLALAIENNTQFVIPKPMTQERLEEILIEFGLMDSIKDNYHI; encoded by the coding sequence ATGAGACAGATTGCAATTTACGGAAAAGGCGGAATCGGAAAATCCACCACAACACAGAACCTTACGGCAGGCCTTGCCGAACTCGGCAAGAAGATCATGGTCGTTGGATGCGACCCTAAGGCAGATTCCACAAGACTTCTTCTTAATGGCCTTGCACAGAGAACCGTTCTCGACACGCTCAGAGAAGAAGGCGAAGTCGATGACTTGAGCCAGATCGAGAGAGTCGGATTCGGAGGTATCAGATGCGTTGAATCAGGCGGACCTGAACCGGGTGTCGGATGTGCAGGAAGAGGAATCATTACATCCATCGGAATGCTTGAAGATCTTGGTGCATATACAGACGATCTTGATTATGTTTTCTATGACGTTTTGGGAGACGTTGTATGCGGCGGATTCGCGATGCCGATCAGAGAAGGAAAGGCTAAAGAGATCTACATCGTTGCATCAGGTGAGATGATGGCGCTCTATGCGGCAAACAATATTTGTAAGGGTATTCAGAAATACGCGTTAAAGGGCGGAGTAAGACTCGGAGGAATCATCTGCAACAGCCGTAAGGTAGACAGAGAGAATGAGCTCTTAAGAGAATTCGCAAAGGAACTTGGCAGCCAGCTCATCTACTTCGTACCGCGTGACAATGAAGTTCAGAGGGCTGAGATCAAGAAGAAGACAGTTATCGATCACGATCCCAACCACCCTCAGGCACAGGAATACAGAAATCTCGCTTTGGCTATCGAGAACAACACTCAGTTTGTTATCCCGAAGCCTATGACACAGGAGAGACTCGAAGAGATCCTTATCGAATTCGGTCTCATGGACAGTATTAAAGACAACTATCACATTTAA
- a CDS encoding putative ABC transport system ATP-binding protein, whose amino-acid sequence MEYLCSEKLVKEYERRGKTFRAVDDVDIKIIKGEFIIITGESGSGKTTLLNLLLGLTKPESGTVLFDGEDISTFDDKRLSEIRNEKIKYIPQGDSLLTSLTVRENILFPYVIGGKEEPPKERLIELAEKLGITDLLDVYPSELSGGEMRRVTIARAVINKPAVIIADEPTGNLDRDNTSKVMEIFKDISGEGTAVVVVTHQRETLDYASKVLNMSHGRLAPEDI is encoded by the coding sequence ATGGAATATCTTTGTTCCGAGAAACTTGTAAAAGAATACGAAAGGCGCGGAAAGACTTTCCGCGCTGTAGATGACGTTGATATTAAAATTATTAAGGGTGAATTCATCATCATTACAGGTGAGTCCGGAAGCGGGAAAACAACGCTTCTTAATCTCCTTCTCGGCCTGACGAAGCCTGAGTCTGGAACTGTCCTTTTTGACGGTGAGGATATCAGCACCTTCGATGACAAGAGACTTTCTGAGATAAGAAATGAGAAGATCAAGTATATTCCGCAGGGAGACAGTCTTCTGACTTCGCTTACTGTCAGAGAGAATATTCTTTTCCCTTATGTTATAGGCGGAAAAGAGGAACCGCCTAAGGAAAGGTTAATTGAGCTGGCTGAGAAACTGGGCATCACAGATCTTCTTGATGTGTATCCTTCGGAATTATCGGGCGGGGAGATGAGAAGAGTAACTATTGCCAGAGCCGTAATCAATAAACCCGCGGTGATCATTGCTGATGAACCGACAGGAAATCTTGACCGTGACAATACATCGAAAGTTATGGAGATATTTAAGGATATTTCAGGTGAAGGGACGGCTGTTGTAGTCGTGACACATCAGAGGGAGACATTGGACTATGCTTCCAAAGTCCTCAATATGTCGCACGGGAGGCTTGCTCCGGAGGATATATAG
- a CDS encoding nitrogenase molybdenum-iron protein alpha chain yields the protein MSTISIKEPSVVIREKRLGTINAFTGSASQIVEKSAKGELHDCKRKFSQCLGCNQQQAFCQLAMIRDAVVINHAPIGCSGEFADFNFTYRIEQTKRNLPAALGRYYSTNILEKDTVFGAAKKLEETIRLAYEREHPNAIFVTTSCASGIIGEDIEAVVEAASKELGIPVVTCNCEGFRSKIWTTGFDAAYHTVLRGIVKPAEKKTNKVNIINFWGSHVFDDIVRRFGYEPQYIIPFSTVEELSHVSEAAASIHICPSLSTYMGAGLNQLHGVPEVLVPPAYGVAGTDRWLRAFGKLVGKEEIAEEIIKEGHEKYLPEIEKLKERFKGKRAYVTAGAAHGQALITLLGELGMEVVGAAVFHHDPVYDSGDDKLDILGQAVKNYGDVPDYRVCNKQACELVNALNRIKPDLILARHGGMTLWGAKFGIPSLLIGDEQFGIGYKGALNYARRIDDALDSIEFIKNYSKHASNPYTKWWFEQDPGYFQGDGSGRGCARGNGGI from the coding sequence ATGTCAACTATCAGTATTAAGGAACCCAGCGTTGTAATTCGCGAGAAAAGACTCGGAACTATCAATGCATTTACAGGAAGCGCTTCACAGATCGTGGAGAAGTCTGCAAAAGGCGAGCTCCATGACTGCAAGAGAAAGTTCTCTCAGTGCCTTGGATGCAACCAGCAGCAGGCATTCTGCCAGCTCGCAATGATCAGGGATGCGGTCGTTATCAATCACGCACCGATCGGATGCTCTGGTGAGTTTGCAGATTTCAATTTCACCTACAGGATCGAGCAGACCAAGAGAAATCTTCCTGCCGCACTCGGAAGGTATTACTCAACGAACATTCTTGAGAAGGATACAGTTTTCGGAGCAGCAAAAAAACTTGAAGAAACTATCAGACTTGCATACGAAAGAGAGCATCCCAATGCTATCTTTGTAACTACTTCATGCGCTTCAGGCATCATCGGTGAGGATATCGAAGCTGTTGTTGAAGCAGCAAGCAAGGAACTGGGAATTCCGGTCGTAACATGCAACTGCGAAGGTTTCAGATCCAAAATCTGGACCACAGGCTTCGATGCCGCATATCACACGGTATTAAGAGGTATTGTAAAGCCTGCAGAGAAGAAGACAAACAAAGTAAATATCATCAATTTCTGGGGAAGCCATGTTTTCGATGACATCGTAAGAAGATTCGGATATGAACCCCAATATATCATCCCGTTCTCAACGGTAGAGGAATTATCACACGTAAGCGAGGCTGCAGCTTCCATTCATATCTGCCCGTCGCTCTCGACATACATGGGCGCAGGTTTGAACCAGCTTCACGGTGTACCTGAAGTATTGGTACCGCCCGCATACGGTGTTGCAGGAACAGACAGATGGCTCAGGGCTTTCGGTAAGCTCGTCGGCAAGGAAGAGATTGCAGAGGAGATCATTAAGGAAGGTCACGAGAAGTATCTTCCTGAGATCGAAAAGCTCAAGGAAAGATTCAAGGGAAAGAGGGCTTATGTAACTGCAGGTGCAGCTCATGGCCAGGCGCTTATCACATTGCTCGGTGAGCTCGGAATGGAGGTCGTCGGTGCGGCAGTGTTCCATCACGATCCTGTTTATGACAGTGGTGATGACAAGCTCGATATCCTTGGTCAGGCAGTAAAGAACTACGGTGACGTTCCTGACTACAGAGTATGCAACAAGCAGGCTTGCGAGCTTGTAAACGCACTGAACAGGATCAAGCCTGATCTTATTCTTGCAAGACACGGCGGAATGACCTTGTGGGGCGCGAAGTTCGGTATCCCTTCACTTCTTATCGGTGATGAGCAGTTCGGTATCGGATACAAGGGCGCACTTAATTATGCAAGAAGAATAGATGATGCTTTGGATTCCATAGAGTTCATAAAGAACTATTCCAAGCACGCTTCGAATCCTTACACCAAGTGGTGGTTCGAACAGGATCCCGGATATTTCCAGGGAGACGGTTCAGGCAGAGGATGCGCAAGAGGAAACGGAGGAATCTAA
- a CDS encoding O-acetylhomoserine (thiol)-lyase, producing the protein MSENSFSAKAIRAGYESSEHFNSVVPPIYQTASFDLHDIDRTRRLWTGAEAGGIYSRVGTPTGSILETRIAELDGGKAAVALSSGMAAITYTLLLLAQGGGNIVAGSSLYGAAQLDLAEFLPKYGVDTRFVKDRTNPAAYGELIDENTRAVYLESISNPNIELYDIDAIAKIAHEHGVPVVVDNTVATPYLYRPFEHGADIIVYSATKEINGHGNVIAGIVVEKGDFPFDEKKYPQFYEKSWKMRDLQNNKRSAVEFIPGAPVIASLKIFFTEFFGGALGSFESYLVLQGLSTLSVRLDKKVQTVRKVVEFLESRGEVEFVRYPYAKGSQFKDLADRDFPKGPGALLSFGFKGTREQEGIFIKSLKNFNYHVNIGDVRSLITNPPENTHTELEPDQLELADVPANLIRLSIGLEDAEDLISDLTQAFEKAFA; encoded by the coding sequence ATGTCAGAAAACAGTTTCAGCGCAAAGGCTATAAGAGCAGGATATGAATCATCAGAGCACTTTAATTCGGTAGTTCCGCCCATCTATCAGACCGCTTCATTCGATCTTCACGATATCGACAGAACAAGAAGACTCTGGACCGGTGCAGAGGCAGGCGGTATTTATTCCAGAGTGGGCACTCCGACAGGATCGATCCTTGAGACGAGGATAGCAGAACTTGACGGAGGCAAGGCTGCAGTAGCACTTTCTTCAGGAATGGCTGCTATTACATATACGCTTCTTTTACTTGCACAAGGTGGCGGCAATATCGTTGCCGGTTCATCACTTTACGGTGCGGCACAGTTAGATCTTGCAGAATTCCTGCCTAAGTACGGCGTGGATACGAGATTTGTTAAGGACAGAACAAATCCCGCAGCATATGGTGAACTTATCGATGAGAATACAAGAGCGGTATACCTTGAGTCCATCAGCAACCCTAATATCGAGCTTTATGATATCGATGCTATCGCAAAGATCGCGCATGAACATGGCGTGCCTGTTGTCGTAGACAATACAGTAGCTACACCGTATCTCTACAGACCTTTCGAGCATGGCGCAGACATTATCGTTTACTCTGCAACCAAGGAGATCAACGGTCACGGCAATGTAATTGCAGGAATCGTTGTTGAGAAGGGTGACTTCCCGTTCGATGAGAAGAAGTATCCCCAGTTCTATGAGAAGAGCTGGAAGATGAGAGATCTTCAGAATAATAAGAGAAGCGCTGTTGAGTTCATTCCCGGTGCACCTGTTATTGCATCCCTTAAGATCTTCTTCACTGAGTTTTTCGGCGGTGCTTTAGGTTCTTTCGAGTCTTATCTTGTTCTTCAGGGCTTATCGACGCTTTCAGTAAGACTTGATAAGAAGGTCCAGACAGTAAGAAAGGTCGTTGAATTCCTTGAGAGCCGCGGTGAGGTAGAGTTTGTAAGATATCCATATGCAAAGGGAAGTCAGTTTAAAGATTTAGCTGACAGGGATTTCCCTAAGGGCCCCGGAGCACTTCTCTCATTCGGTTTTAAGGGTACCAGAGAACAGGAAGGTATCTTCATCAAATCTCTTAAGAACTTTAACTATCACGTAAATATCGGCGATGTAAGATCACTCATCACAAATCCGCCGGAAAATACTCATACAGAGCTTGAACCCGATCAGCTTGAACTTGCTGATGTTCCGGCTAACCTTATCAGACTGTCTATTGGTCTTGAAGACGCAGAAGATCTCATAAGCGATCTTACACAGGCCTTCGAAAAGGCTTTTGCCTGA
- a CDS encoding DNA-binding transcriptional LysR family regulator, with protein sequence MTIQQLVYAITISEVGSMNRAAEDLFITQPTLTKAIKELENELGISLFVRSGKGMTLTPDGRDFIVYAKQISQQYDILKDHFGNAGERKRKFGISTQHYSFAVKAFAELIKDFDLKKYEFVFRETTTRDVIDDVGSMKSDIGILFISEYNRKVIEKKLRDNDLRFVHLIDCKACVYIAKDHPLADADELTMEDLAPYPCLAFEQGEGDPIYYSEEILAEKDYPRRIKVCDRASGLNLMTELNGYTLCSGIILDDINGQQYKMIRFRGDDDDAIMHIGYIIKNNIEITSLTEGYIQEVKKILNIG encoded by the coding sequence ATGACGATACAACAATTGGTTTACGCAATTACGATCTCTGAAGTCGGCTCTATGAACCGTGCGGCAGAAGATCTGTTTATTACACAACCTACACTTACCAAAGCAATTAAAGAGCTCGAGAATGAGCTGGGGATATCTCTTTTTGTCAGGTCAGGTAAAGGAATGACACTTACACCCGACGGAAGAGATTTTATCGTGTATGCAAAACAGATCAGTCAGCAATACGATATTCTTAAAGACCATTTCGGAAATGCCGGTGAACGGAAAAGAAAATTCGGCATATCAACACAGCATTATTCATTTGCCGTAAAAGCTTTCGCTGAACTGATAAAAGATTTTGACCTGAAGAAGTATGAGTTTGTTTTCAGGGAGACAACGACGCGTGATGTAATAGATGATGTCGGTTCAATGAAGAGCGATATCGGAATCCTTTTTATAAGCGAATATAACCGTAAGGTAATAGAGAAGAAACTCCGAGACAATGACCTCCGCTTTGTTCATCTAATTGACTGCAAAGCATGTGTGTATATAGCAAAAGATCACCCTCTTGCTGATGCGGACGAACTCACAATGGAAGATCTCGCACCGTATCCTTGTCTCGCATTTGAGCAGGGCGAAGGCGATCCCATTTACTATTCAGAGGAGATACTTGCCGAGAAGGATTATCCCAGAAGGATCAAGGTTTGTGACAGAGCATCGGGTCTGAATCTGATGACTGAACTGAACGGCTATACTCTGTGTTCGGGAATAATCTTAGATGATATCAACGGCCAGCAATATAAGATGATCCGCTTCAGGGGAGATGACGATGATGCGATTATGCATATTGGGTATATCATCAAGAACAATATTGAGATCACTTCGCTCACGGAAGGTTATATTCAGGAAGTAAAAAAGATACTGAATATAGGTTAA
- a CDS encoding NAD(P)-dependent dehydrogenase (short-subunit alcohol dehydrogenase family): protein MSREFEGKTIFITGAAKGQGRAVAIAFAQEGANIIAFDLGARIEYPAYNRSSNEDLEKLKSDVEAVGGKILIYAGDVRKASDVKEAVDRGVNEFGGIDILFSNAGIAAYGYSWELTEEQWDALIEVNLKGGFLVSKYVIPHLIEKKSGVIIYNSSVGGLRGFGRMSHYSASKHGLVGLAKSQAIELAPYGIRVVTLHPTGVNTPMNDGLAELEGTTAIEIAERSAGNLLKTPWIETEDIVEAVKYIASDKARYMTGNQFVLDAGLLTR, encoded by the coding sequence ATGTCACGTGAATTTGAAGGGAAAACCATATTTATCACCGGCGCCGCAAAAGGCCAGGGCAGAGCTGTGGCAATAGCTTTTGCACAAGAGGGCGCGAACATTATCGCTTTCGATCTTGGAGCAAGGATAGAATATCCGGCTTATAACAGATCATCCAATGAGGATCTCGAAAAGCTCAAGAGCGATGTGGAAGCCGTTGGAGGAAAGATCCTGATCTATGCAGGGGATGTCCGTAAGGCATCAGACGTAAAAGAGGCCGTTGACCGCGGAGTAAACGAGTTCGGCGGAATAGACATCCTGTTCAGCAATGCCGGAATCGCTGCTTACGGTTACTCATGGGAACTTACTGAGGAACAGTGGGATGCCCTCATCGAAGTTAATCTCAAGGGAGGCTTCCTGGTATCGAAATATGTTATTCCGCATCTTATAGAAAAGAAGAGCGGCGTGATAATTTACAACTCATCTGTGGGAGGACTCAGGGGATTCGGACGCATGAGCCATTATTCGGCTTCCAAGCATGGCCTTGTGGGACTTGCTAAATCCCAGGCAATAGAGCTTGCACCTTATGGCATCAGAGTCGTTACGCTGCATCCGACAGGCGTAAATACACCGATGAACGACGGACTTGCAGAACTTGAGGGAACGACAGCTATTGAGATCGCTGAAAGATCAGCAGGCAATCTCTTAAAGACACCTTGGATCGAGACAGAGGATATAGTTGAAGCAGTTAAGTATATAGCAAGCGATAAAGCAAGGTACATGACCGGAAATCAGTTTGTTCTTGATGCAGGACTTCTCACACGCTGA
- a CDS encoding D-methionine transport system ATP-binding protein, with protein sequence MSAYLKIKDLHKTFYPHGQPLKVLDGIDLEVEKGEIFGIIGFSGAGKSTLARCINRLEKADSGTIELGDTDILSLSKDQLLKQRHKMGMIFQNFNLFDSMTVYQNIAYPLEISGVPRKEIKQRVLETAELVGLTEKLKAHPGALSGGQKQRVGIARAIVTKPDFIISDEATSALDPQTTIQILDLLKEINEKYKITILMITHELDAIRYTCSRMAVLEGGKITESGHVRDIFENPHSKTGELFAKVFMLFQSPEFTKGEGI encoded by the coding sequence ATGAGTGCATATTTGAAGATCAAAGATCTGCATAAGACATTCTACCCGCACGGCCAGCCGCTGAAGGTGCTCGACGGCATAGACCTTGAAGTCGAGAAGGGTGAGATATTCGGTATCATCGGTTTCTCCGGTGCCGGAAAATCAACTCTCGCGCGCTGCATCAACAGGCTCGAAAAGGCTGATTCGGGAACGATCGAACTGGGAGACACGGACATTCTGTCGCTCTCAAAAGACCAGCTCCTTAAGCAGCGTCATAAGATGGGAATGATATTCCAGAACTTCAATCTTTTCGATTCCATGACGGTCTATCAGAACATCGCATACCCTCTTGAGATATCCGGAGTTCCGAGAAAAGAGATAAAGCAGCGTGTATTGGAAACTGCAGAACTCGTCGGACTTACGGAGAAGCTGAAGGCCCATCCGGGTGCATTATCCGGCGGACAGAAGCAGAGAGTCGGCATAGCAAGGGCCATCGTCACAAAGCCTGATTTCATCATCTCTGATGAGGCAACGTCGGCGCTCGATCCTCAGACAACCATCCAGATCCTGGATCTCTTAAAGGAGATCAATGAGAAATACAAGATCACGATACTGATGATCACTCACGAGCTTGACGCTATCAGGTACACCTGCAGCAGAATGGCTGTTCTTGAAGGCGGAAAGATCACTGAGAGCGGACATGTAAGAGACATCTTCGAGAATCCGCACAGCAAGACAGGAGAGTTGTTTGCAAAGGTATTTATGCTCTTTCAAAGTCCTGAATTCACTAAAGGTGAAGGCATTTAA
- a CDS encoding nitrogenase molybdenum-iron protein beta chain, with protein MSGAIEQPRFTCALGSCQSVVAIKKGVPILHSGPGCGVQVERIIGQGEGYAGGSTMPCTNSEEADVVFGGEKKLRNVIENSFKVIDGDLYVVITGCTAAITGDDVASVVGEFQLDDKPIVYVEEGGFKSNNYVSHSRLVNAIIDQYVDKFNEDREVIEGLVNVFANIPYQDPYWNGNLEQLKRILTGIGLKVNILFGNESEGVSEWKSIPQAQFNLFVGSWAGLDIVKHLKRKYGTPYLHFPYTPIGAKETSKFLREVAKFGGLDEKKVEAYIDREEKKFYSHIDKMASFMLEFRYGIPRRFYSLADASYSLGFSKFLLNELGIIPGIQFIVDDIPEKYQESVLDEFSRISDLQRRDVQVVFDPDAGLDQKKLLEDAKDYEDKRILILGSSWDKHIADELHGDLLIVSVPVQHRLVMNCGYLGYEGGLRAIEDIYDRVLATYR; from the coding sequence ATGTCAGGAGCAATTGAACAACCAAGATTTACATGCGCGCTCGGTTCCTGCCAGAGCGTTGTGGCAATAAAGAAAGGCGTTCCGATCCTTCACTCGGGTCCCGGCTGCGGAGTTCAGGTAGAACGCATCATTGGACAGGGAGAAGGTTATGCAGGCGGTTCCACAATGCCCTGCACGAACTCTGAAGAGGCTGACGTTGTTTTCGGCGGCGAAAAGAAATTAAGAAACGTTATCGAGAATTCCTTCAAGGTAATCGATGGTGACCTCTACGTGGTTATTACAGGATGCACAGCTGCTATCACAGGTGATGATGTGGCATCCGTAGTCGGCGAATTCCAGTTGGATGATAAGCCTATCGTTTATGTTGAGGAAGGCGGTTTTAAGTCCAATAACTATGTAAGCCATTCAAGACTCGTAAACGCGATCATCGACCAGTATGTCGATAAGTTCAATGAGGACCGTGAGGTAATTGAAGGTCTGGTAAATGTTTTCGCGAACATACCCTATCAGGATCCTTACTGGAACGGCAACCTTGAGCAGCTAAAGAGAATACTTACCGGCATAGGCCTTAAGGTCAATATCCTGTTCGGAAATGAATCAGAGGGCGTATCGGAGTGGAAGTCTATCCCTCAGGCACAGTTCAATCTTTTCGTAGGATCCTGGGCAGGCCTTGATATCGTTAAGCACTTAAAGCGCAAGTACGGCACACCTTATCTGCATTTCCCTTATACGCCTATTGGCGCGAAAGAGACATCAAAGTTCTTAAGGGAAGTTGCTAAATTCGGCGGACTTGATGAGAAGAAGGTCGAAGCGTACATCGACCGCGAAGAAAAGAAGTTCTACTCACATATAGATAAGATGGCAAGCTTCATGCTCGAGTTCAGATACGGTATTCCGAGAAGGTTCTATTCACTGGCAGATGCTTCCTATTCACTCGGATTTTCGAAGTTCCTCCTTAATGAATTGGGCATCATCCCGGGAATACAGTTCATCGTTGATGACATCCCCGAAAAGTATCAGGAGAGCGTCCTCGATGAATTCTCGAGAATATCCGATCTGCAGAGAAGAGATGTGCAGGTGGTATTCGATCCTGACGCCGGACTTGATCAGAAGAAACTTCTTGAAGACGCAAAAGATTACGAGGATAAGAGGATCCTGATACTCGGAAGTTCCTGGGATAAGCACATTGCAGATGAACTTCACGGCGACCTTCTTATAGTATCGGTTCCTGTCCAGCACAGACTTGTAATGAACTGCGGCTATTTAGGATATGAAGGCGGCTTGAGAGCAATAGAAGATATATACGACAGAGTCCTTGCGACATACAGATAA